A genomic region of Exiguobacterium oxidotolerans JCM 12280 contains the following coding sequences:
- the hemW gene encoding radical SAM family heme chaperone HemW, with the protein MTPRAAYVHIPFCEHICYYCDFNKVFLKNQPVAEYLDALEREIELTLQQYPTDRLETIFIGGGTPTALNEQQMQRLMDIISKHLLPLTDETLEYTVESNPDGVSPEKLDIMKAGGVNRVSFGVQSFDDGLLERIGRTHREAKVAETLDEAAKRFDNISVDLMFGLPNQTLEQVKYDVERALRLPITHISSYSLILEPHTVFAIQERKGKLPLPTQDLEAEMYRLMIETIEAGGLKQYEISNFSLPGKESRHNRVYWENDEYYGFGAGSHSYIDQTRRANIAPIPHYIKAEGLPVRNETPLTRVERMEEEMFLGLRMKQGVSIEHFEQKYGIALDAAFGKTITKLLPRGLVERTDTHLRLTEAGVPLANEVFAEFIGEAEVE; encoded by the coding sequence ATGACTCCACGCGCCGCATATGTCCACATTCCGTTTTGTGAACATATCTGTTATTACTGTGATTTCAATAAAGTATTTTTAAAAAACCAACCGGTTGCGGAATATTTAGATGCGTTAGAACGTGAAATCGAACTGACACTACAACAATACCCGACCGATCGACTTGAAACGATTTTCATTGGTGGCGGAACACCGACTGCCCTGAACGAACAACAGATGCAACGTCTGATGGATATCATCAGTAAACATCTTTTGCCGTTGACGGATGAGACGCTTGAATATACGGTCGAGTCGAATCCGGACGGCGTATCGCCTGAAAAACTCGATATCATGAAAGCGGGTGGTGTCAACCGTGTCAGTTTTGGTGTCCAGTCGTTTGACGACGGATTGCTTGAACGGATCGGTCGGACGCACCGGGAAGCGAAAGTTGCAGAGACGCTTGACGAAGCCGCTAAACGGTTTGATAACATTTCCGTCGATTTGATGTTTGGGTTACCGAATCAAACGCTTGAGCAAGTTAAATACGATGTCGAACGGGCCCTTCGTTTACCGATCACGCATATTTCGTCATACTCGTTAATTTTGGAACCGCACACCGTGTTCGCGATTCAAGAACGAAAAGGAAAACTCCCGTTACCGACACAAGATCTTGAAGCAGAGATGTATCGTTTGATGATTGAGACGATTGAAGCCGGTGGTTTGAAACAATACGAAATCTCGAACTTCTCGTTACCGGGAAAAGAAAGTCGGCATAACCGGGTCTACTGGGAAAATGATGAGTATTACGGTTTCGGCGCAGGATCGCACAGTTACATCGATCAAACACGTCGCGCGAACATCGCACCGATTCCGCATTACATCAAGGCGGAAGGTTTACCGGTCCGCAACGAGACACCGTTGACACGTGTCGAGCGAATGGAAGAAGAGATGTTCCTCGGTCTTCGGATGAAACAAGGCGTGTCAATCGAACACTTTGAACAAAAGTATGGTATAGCGTTAGATGCTGCTTTTGGTAAAACAATCACGAAGTTGTTGCCGCGCGGATTAGTCGAACGGACGGATACACATTTGCGATTAACGGAGGCGGGTGTCCCGCTTGCGAATGAAGTATTCGCCGAGTTCATCGGTGAAGCGGAAGTTGAATGA
- the hrcA gene encoding heat-inducible transcriptional repressor HrcA, with amino-acid sequence MLTDRQLLILRAIVDDYIKTAQPVGSRTLSKRDDVTFSSATIRNEMADLEEMGLIEKPHTSAGRIPSELGYRFYVDHLIRPESISPQEAKALKSLFAHSVNENDRLIRHTADLLSELTHYTTLVLGPKEEGQRLHHLELIPLAEGRVVIVLVTETGHVEHKTLQLAEALSREAASRLMERLNKTLRGTPLSNLRIRLLEEIRRFRSEHSEQTSLLSKALDIVLMDQQDERPLIYLGGKANMFDQPEFQDVAKLRPVLELIEQQEALFDFLSPNLDNQILITIGSENNVDALKDCSVIRAHYSVDGVSLGTLALIGPKRMDYNRGINSIIHLLQAFQTELRKNSLD; translated from the coding sequence GTGCTGACGGATCGTCAATTGTTGATTTTGCGTGCAATCGTCGATGATTATATCAAAACCGCTCAACCCGTCGGCTCACGGACGCTCTCGAAACGAGATGACGTGACGTTCAGTTCCGCGACCATTCGAAATGAGATGGCGGACCTCGAAGAGATGGGATTGATTGAAAAACCGCATACTTCTGCGGGACGAATTCCATCTGAGCTTGGATATCGATTTTATGTCGATCATCTGATTCGTCCGGAAAGCATCTCACCGCAAGAGGCAAAAGCATTAAAATCATTATTTGCCCATTCCGTGAATGAAAATGATCGCTTGATCAGACATACGGCGGACTTGTTGAGCGAATTGACGCATTACACGACACTTGTATTAGGTCCTAAAGAAGAAGGACAACGGCTCCACCATTTAGAATTAATCCCGTTAGCAGAAGGACGCGTCGTAATCGTTCTCGTAACGGAGACAGGTCATGTTGAGCATAAGACACTTCAGTTAGCGGAAGCTCTCTCACGTGAGGCAGCGAGTCGACTAATGGAACGTCTGAATAAGACGTTACGAGGAACGCCACTGAGCAATCTTCGTATTCGCTTGCTAGAAGAAATCAGACGTTTTCGTTCCGAACATTCGGAGCAGACGTCGTTACTTTCGAAAGCACTCGATATCGTTTTGATGGATCAACAGGATGAGCGTCCCTTGATTTATCTGGGTGGGAAAGCAAACATGTTCGACCAACCGGAATTTCAAGACGTCGCCAAACTAAGACCTGTCTTAGAATTGATTGAACAGCAGGAAGCATTGTTTGATTTCTTGAGTCCGAATCTCGATAATCAAATCTTGATTACAATCGGAAGTGAAAACAATGTCGATGCCCTGAAGGATTGTAGCGTGATCCGTGCCCATTACTCCGTTGATGGCGTTTCGCTCGGGACACTTGCGCTGATTGGTCCAAAACGGATGGATTATAATCGAGGCATCAATTCGATCATTCATCTTTTGCAAGCATTCCAAACCGAGCTGCGTAAGAACAGCTTGGATTGA
- the grpE gene encoding nucleotide exchange factor GrpE — MEEKEQNQNLSNEETTEQQAETVEVTEEELVQADLVEEEATPNFEAQLAEAKASELRLRADFDNFKRRNRIEAENRAKYSSQSIVEKLLPLVDNLDRALQIESDNEETKSVLAGVEMVKRQLAETLQNEGVVEIPAVGEAFDPNLHQAVVQEASDEFESGIVTAEFQKGYKLHDRVIRPSMVKVAE, encoded by the coding sequence GTGGAAGAAAAAGAGCAGAATCAAAACCTCAGTAATGAAGAAACAACCGAGCAACAAGCAGAAACAGTTGAAGTAACAGAAGAGGAACTCGTGCAAGCGGACCTCGTTGAAGAAGAAGCGACACCGAATTTTGAAGCACAACTTGCAGAAGCAAAAGCATCAGAATTACGGTTGCGTGCCGATTTTGATAACTTCAAGCGCCGTAACCGGATTGAAGCAGAAAATCGTGCGAAGTATTCATCACAATCAATCGTCGAGAAGTTACTCCCACTCGTCGATAACCTTGACCGCGCACTTCAGATTGAGTCTGACAACGAAGAAACAAAGTCAGTCTTAGCGGGTGTCGAAATGGTCAAGCGTCAGTTAGCCGAAACCCTTCAAAACGAAGGTGTCGTTGAAATTCCAGCGGTCGGCGAAGCTTTTGACCCGAATCTGCATCAGGCAGTCGTTCAGGAAGCAAGTGACGAATTCGAGTCGGGCATCGTAACGGCTGAATTCCAAAAAGGGTATAAGTTACATGACCGCGTGATTCGTCCAAGCATGGTCAAAGTCGCAGAGTAA
- the dnaK gene encoding molecular chaperone DnaK has protein sequence MAKIIGIDLGTTNSCVAVMEGGEPVVIANAEGNRTTPSVVAFKNGERQVGEVAKRQAITNPNTIMSIKRHMGTDYKVEVEGKDYTPQEVSAIILQKLKAQAEDYLGEKVTEAVITVPAYFNDAERQATKDAGTIAGLDVKRIINEPTAAALAYGLEKGEDHTILIYDLGGGTFDVSILELGDGVFEVVSTAGDSRLGGDDFDQKIIDHLVAEFKKDNGIDLAQDKMALQRLKDAAEKAKKDLSGVSSTQISLPFITAGAAGPLHLEMTLSRAKFDDLTADLVERTMEPTRRALSDAGMSPDKIDKIILVGGSTRIPAVQKAVQDFTGKESFKGVNPDEVVALGAAVQGGVLTGDVKDVVLLDVTPLSLGIETMGSVMTKLIDRNTTIPTSKSQVFSTAADNQPAVDIHVLQGERPMATDNKTLGRFQLTDIPPAQRGVPQIEVKFDIDANGIVNVSAKDLGTNKEQSITIQSSSGLTEADIDQMVKDAEANADADNKRKEEVELRNEADQLVFATDKAIKDLGEQIDATDKEKAEAGKEKVTTALAGEDIEAIRTAKDELSTVVQELTQKVYENMAQQQAGAEGAQADGQDDNVMDAEFEEVDDKDNK, from the coding sequence ATGGCAAAAATCATTGGTATTGACTTAGGTACAACGAACTCATGTGTAGCAGTAATGGAAGGCGGAGAGCCAGTCGTTATCGCAAACGCAGAAGGTAACCGTACGACACCATCTGTCGTCGCTTTTAAAAACGGAGAGCGTCAAGTCGGGGAAGTCGCGAAACGTCAAGCAATCACGAACCCGAATACAATCATGTCGATTAAACGTCACATGGGTACAGACTACAAAGTTGAAGTTGAAGGAAAAGATTACACGCCACAAGAAGTATCAGCAATCATTCTTCAAAAATTGAAAGCGCAAGCTGAAGATTACCTCGGTGAAAAAGTAACGGAAGCTGTCATCACAGTACCTGCATACTTCAATGATGCAGAACGCCAAGCAACAAAAGACGCGGGTACAATCGCTGGTCTTGACGTGAAACGGATCATCAACGAGCCGACTGCAGCAGCACTTGCATACGGACTTGAAAAAGGCGAAGACCACACAATCCTCATCTATGACTTAGGTGGCGGTACATTCGACGTTTCAATCCTTGAACTTGGTGATGGTGTCTTTGAAGTTGTGTCAACAGCCGGTGACAGCCGTCTTGGTGGAGATGACTTTGACCAAAAAATCATCGATCACCTTGTTGCAGAATTCAAAAAAGACAATGGTATCGACTTAGCACAAGATAAAATGGCACTTCAACGTTTGAAAGATGCTGCTGAAAAAGCGAAAAAAGACCTTTCAGGTGTCTCTTCAACACAAATCAGCCTTCCGTTCATCACGGCTGGCGCAGCAGGTCCACTTCACCTTGAAATGACATTATCACGTGCGAAATTCGACGATTTGACTGCTGACCTCGTCGAACGGACGATGGAACCAACGCGTCGTGCCCTTAGCGATGCTGGTATGTCACCAGATAAAATCGATAAAATCATTCTTGTTGGTGGATCAACACGAATTCCTGCAGTCCAAAAAGCAGTTCAAGACTTCACAGGTAAAGAATCATTCAAAGGCGTTAACCCGGACGAAGTGGTTGCCCTCGGTGCAGCAGTTCAAGGTGGCGTATTGACTGGTGACGTCAAAGACGTTGTTCTTCTTGACGTAACACCACTCTCACTCGGAATCGAAACAATGGGTAGCGTGATGACGAAGTTGATCGATCGTAACACGACGATCCCGACATCTAAATCACAAGTATTCTCTACAGCTGCTGATAACCAACCAGCCGTTGACATCCATGTTCTTCAAGGGGAACGTCCGATGGCAACAGATAACAAAACGCTTGGTCGTTTCCAGTTGACAGACATTCCACCAGCACAACGCGGTGTGCCGCAAATCGAAGTTAAATTCGACATCGATGCAAACGGAATCGTTAACGTATCGGCGAAAGACCTCGGTACAAACAAAGAACAATCGATCACAATCCAATCATCAAGCGGCTTGACTGAAGCGGACATCGACCAAATGGTCAAAGATGCTGAAGCGAACGCAGATGCAGATAACAAACGTAAAGAAGAAGTTGAACTTCGTAACGAAGCCGATCAACTGGTCTTCGCGACAGATAAAGCAATCAAAGACCTCGGCGAACAAATCGATGCTACCGATAAAGAAAAAGCAGAAGCTGGTAAAGAAAAAGTAACAACGGCTCTTGCTGGAGAAGACATCGAAGCGATTCGTACGGCGAAAGATGAATTATCAACAGTCGTTCAAGAACTCACACAAAAAGTCTACGAAAACATGGCTCAACAACAAGCTGGCGCTGAAGGCGCACAAGCTGACGGACAAGACGACAACGTCATGGACGCGGAATTTGAAGAAGTAGACGATAAAGACAACAAATAA
- the dnaJ gene encoding molecular chaperone DnaJ translates to MEKRDYYEVLGVARDASAAEIKRAYRKLARTYHPDVNKESDADAKFKEISEAYEILSDDNKRARYDQYGHQDPSQGGAGFSGAEGFGDIFDMFFGGGGRRQDPNAPRKGQDLQYVEEIDFMEAFSGVEKVITIPIEEDCETCHGSGAKPGTHPETCKRCGGSGHINVEQNTMFGRVVNQTTCSTCQGRGQIVKEPCETCRGAGRVRKNKDVRVKIPAGIDNGQQIRLAGKGEAGVNGGPFGDLYVVVRVREHELFERVDDHIVMDMPLTFAQATLGDEIEVPTVHGKVSLKIPAGTQTGSRFRLRGKGMPNVRSGHHGDQYVNVVLITPKHLTDRQKEILREFNEISDEKGVEEQHEGVFGRIKTFFKG, encoded by the coding sequence GTGGAAAAACGCGATTATTATGAAGTGTTAGGTGTTGCACGCGACGCCTCAGCAGCAGAAATTAAACGAGCTTATCGGAAACTCGCCCGGACGTACCATCCGGATGTCAATAAAGAATCAGATGCCGATGCAAAATTCAAAGAGATTTCGGAAGCGTACGAAATTTTGTCTGACGACAATAAACGAGCACGTTACGATCAGTACGGTCACCAAGATCCATCACAAGGTGGGGCAGGATTCAGTGGCGCAGAAGGATTCGGAGACATCTTTGACATGTTCTTTGGTGGCGGTGGACGCCGTCAAGATCCGAATGCACCGCGTAAGGGGCAAGATCTCCAGTACGTAGAAGAAATTGATTTCATGGAGGCATTCTCGGGTGTTGAGAAAGTCATCACGATTCCAATCGAGGAAGATTGCGAAACGTGTCATGGATCAGGTGCAAAACCAGGGACGCATCCGGAAACATGTAAACGTTGTGGTGGATCAGGTCACATCAACGTCGAACAAAACACGATGTTCGGACGTGTCGTCAACCAAACAACGTGTTCGACATGCCAAGGTCGTGGACAAATCGTCAAAGAACCATGTGAAACATGTCGTGGTGCAGGACGTGTCCGTAAAAATAAAGACGTTCGTGTCAAAATTCCAGCAGGGATCGACAATGGACAACAAATTCGCTTAGCTGGTAAAGGTGAAGCAGGCGTCAACGGCGGACCGTTCGGTGATCTCTACGTCGTCGTCCGTGTCCGGGAACACGAATTGTTCGAGCGCGTTGACGATCATATCGTCATGGACATGCCGTTAACATTCGCTCAAGCGACACTCGGGGATGAAATCGAAGTGCCGACCGTTCATGGAAAAGTTAGCTTGAAGATTCCTGCCGGTACACAAACTGGATCACGGTTCCGCCTTCGTGGTAAAGGGATGCCGAACGTTCGTTCAGGTCATCATGGTGATCAGTATGTCAACGTCGTCCTCATCACACCGAAGCATTTGACGGACCGTCAAAAAGAAATCTTACGTGAATTCAACGAAATCAGTGATGAAAAAGGTGTCGAAGAGCAGCACGAAGGTGTCTTTGGTCGCATTAAAACATTCTTTAAAGGGTGA
- the prmA gene encoding 50S ribosomal protein L11 methyltransferase produces the protein MKWSEVCVHTTQEAVEAVSNILHEAGASGVVIEDVEDFEMMSHREDNFGEIWDEKKRDEYPDTGVLVKAYLAESSDLTDMIKGIERDIQMLTQFGLTIGSGTVTLTQVDEEDWAHSWKQFYKPVKISRHLTVVPMWEDYTPQPDEKIIELDPGMAFGTGTHPTTVLCIQAIENYLQEQDRVVDVGTGSGVLAIAAAKLGAKDVFALDLDEVAVKSATDNVALNQVSDRITVRQGDLMKALNEPVELIVANILAEVILLFVNDAYELTLPGGHFIASGIISQKKDMVVEAMTEAGFTIVETTKLEDWVAIIAKREA, from the coding sequence ATGAAATGGTCAGAAGTTTGTGTCCATACGACACAAGAAGCAGTCGAAGCAGTCTCGAATATTTTACATGAAGCAGGAGCTAGTGGTGTCGTCATCGAGGATGTCGAAGATTTCGAGATGATGTCGCATCGTGAAGATAACTTCGGTGAAATTTGGGATGAGAAAAAACGCGACGAATATCCGGATACAGGTGTCCTCGTCAAAGCTTATCTTGCGGAAAGTAGCGATTTGACGGATATGATTAAAGGAATCGAACGGGATATCCAGATGCTGACGCAGTTCGGACTGACGATCGGTTCAGGTACTGTCACGCTCACACAAGTCGATGAAGAAGATTGGGCCCATTCGTGGAAACAGTTTTATAAGCCAGTTAAGATTAGCCGTCACTTGACGGTCGTTCCGATGTGGGAAGACTATACACCACAACCGGATGAAAAAATCATCGAACTTGACCCGGGTATGGCATTTGGGACAGGAACGCATCCGACGACAGTTCTCTGTATTCAAGCGATTGAAAACTACTTGCAAGAGCAAGACCGCGTCGTCGACGTCGGGACGGGTTCAGGTGTCCTCGCAATCGCCGCTGCGAAACTTGGGGCAAAAGATGTATTCGCGCTTGATTTAGATGAAGTCGCCGTTAAATCAGCGACGGATAACGTGGCACTCAATCAAGTCAGTGACCGGATCACAGTCCGTCAAGGTGACTTGATGAAAGCATTAAATGAGCCTGTCGAATTGATTGTCGCAAACATCTTAGCTGAGGTCATCTTATTGTTTGTGAACGATGCCTACGAGCTGACACTACCAGGCGGGCATTTCATTGCCTCAGGCATCATCAGTCAGAAGAAAGACATGGTTGTCGAGGCGATGACCGAGGCTGGTTTTACGATTGTTGAAACAACAAAACTGGAAGACTGGGTCGCAATCATCGCGAAACGCGAGGCCTGA
- a CDS encoding 16S rRNA (uracil(1498)-N(3))-methyltransferase — protein sequence MQRYFVEQTARSGERFTLQKDDAHHMKNVMRMDVGDEILVLDGTGLFRCALEELDKQQAIARIVESLPIDTELPIRVTLAYALPKGDKIELVAQKATELGMNQLLVFESARSVSKWDAKKVPKKIERLEKIIKEAAEQSYRAHLPQVDYVTYDEVLQEAPQYTACLVAYEESAKEGEATAFASTLTRLQAGDSLLVVIGPEGGLTETEVTRLTDAGFLPASLGRRILRTETAPLYVLSAVSYHFELKG from the coding sequence ATGCAACGATACTTTGTAGAGCAGACAGCTCGCTCGGGAGAACGGTTTACCTTGCAAAAGGATGACGCCCATCATATGAAAAACGTCATGCGAATGGATGTCGGGGATGAAATCTTGGTCCTTGATGGAACCGGCCTATTTCGTTGTGCGCTCGAAGAACTCGACAAACAGCAGGCCATCGCACGGATTGTCGAGTCGTTACCAATCGATACAGAATTACCGATTCGGGTGACGCTTGCTTACGCCTTGCCGAAAGGTGATAAAATCGAGCTTGTCGCTCAAAAAGCGACCGAACTCGGGATGAATCAATTACTCGTATTTGAATCCGCCCGTTCGGTCTCGAAATGGGATGCGAAAAAGGTCCCGAAAAAAATCGAGCGTCTTGAAAAAATCATCAAAGAAGCAGCCGAGCAATCCTACCGTGCTCACTTGCCGCAAGTTGACTATGTGACGTATGATGAAGTCCTACAAGAAGCACCGCAATATACGGCATGTTTAGTCGCATACGAAGAATCAGCGAAAGAAGGAGAGGCTACGGCTTTTGCCTCGACTCTGACGCGACTACAAGCAGGGGATTCACTCCTCGTCGTGATTGGTCCTGAAGGTGGACTGACGGAGACGGAAGTAACACGGTTGACCGATGCTGGCTTCTTACCGGCATCACTCGGACGACGGATTTTACGGACGGAAACGGCGCCGCTGTATGTCCTATCCGCCGTATCGTATCATTTTGAACTGAAAGGGTGA
- the mtaB gene encoding tRNA (N(6)-L-threonylcarbamoyladenosine(37)-C(2))-methylthiotransferase MtaB, protein MATVAFQTLGCKVNHYETEAVWQLFKDAGYARVDFADHADVYVVNTCTVTNTGDKKSRQVIRRAIRQNPDSVICVTGCYAQTSPAEIMAIPGVDVVVGTQDRHKMIGYIEQFREERMPINAVGNIMKAKVYEELDVPAFTDRTRASLKIQEGCNNFCTFCIIPWARGLMRSRQPEDVLKQAQQLVDAGYKEIVLTGIHTGGYGEDLKDYNLAKLLKALESVTGLERLRISSIEASQITDEVLDVLKDSPIVVRHLHVPIQSASDTVLRRMRRKYTMAEFGERITRLKEVLPDCAITSDVIVGFPGETEEEFMETFNFINDHKFSELHVFPYSKRTGTPAAMMDDQVEESMKEQRVARLIALSDQLAKEYASKYEGELLEIIPEEFSEEAGGRLVGYTDNYLRVAIEGDESLIGQLVRVKIIKAGYPMNDGQFVRIMETLKEQAI, encoded by the coding sequence ATGGCTACTGTTGCCTTTCAAACGCTTGGCTGTAAAGTCAATCATTATGAGACAGAGGCCGTCTGGCAGCTGTTTAAAGATGCAGGTTACGCGCGTGTCGATTTTGCAGATCATGCAGACGTCTACGTCGTCAATACATGTACCGTTACGAATACGGGTGATAAAAAAAGTCGTCAAGTCATTCGACGGGCGATTCGTCAAAATCCAGACAGCGTCATCTGTGTAACGGGTTGTTATGCACAGACATCGCCTGCTGAAATCATGGCGATTCCAGGGGTTGACGTCGTCGTCGGAACACAAGACCGTCACAAGATGATTGGATATATTGAACAGTTCCGTGAAGAACGGATGCCGATTAATGCGGTCGGAAACATCATGAAGGCGAAAGTCTACGAAGAACTGGATGTTCCGGCGTTTACGGACCGGACACGTGCTTCGCTGAAGATTCAAGAAGGCTGCAATAATTTTTGTACCTTCTGCATCATTCCATGGGCCCGTGGGTTGATGCGTTCTCGTCAACCGGAAGATGTCTTAAAGCAAGCGCAACAGCTCGTTGATGCTGGTTACAAAGAAATCGTCTTGACGGGGATTCATACGGGTGGCTACGGTGAAGATTTGAAAGACTATAACTTAGCGAAGTTACTCAAAGCACTCGAGTCCGTCACAGGTCTTGAACGCCTTCGGATTTCTTCGATCGAAGCGAGTCAAATCACGGATGAAGTGTTAGACGTCTTAAAGGATTCGCCAATCGTCGTCCGTCATTTGCATGTCCCGATTCAGTCAGCATCAGATACCGTTTTACGGCGGATGCGTCGTAAGTACACGATGGCGGAGTTCGGGGAACGAATCACGCGTCTGAAAGAAGTGTTACCGGACTGTGCCATCACGTCAGATGTCATCGTCGGTTTCCCGGGTGAGACGGAAGAAGAGTTCATGGAGACGTTCAACTTCATCAATGATCATAAGTTCAGTGAGTTGCATGTCTTCCCTTACTCGAAACGGACGGGAACACCAGCTGCAATGATGGACGATCAAGTGGAAGAGTCGATGAAAGAACAGCGTGTTGCGCGTTTGATCGCCCTATCGGATCAACTCGCAAAAGAATATGCTTCAAAATACGAAGGGGAACTGCTTGAAATCATTCCGGAAGAGTTTTCGGAAGAAGCAGGCGGTCGTCTCGTCGGTTACACGGACAATTACTTACGTGTCGCGATCGAGGGAGACGAATCTTTGATTGGTCAACTCGTGCGCGTCAAAATCATTAAAGCCGGCTATCCAATGAATGACGGACAATTCGTCCGTATCATGGAAACCTTAAAAGAACAAGCGATCTGA
- the rluF gene encoding 23S rRNA pseudouridine(2604) synthase RluF, with product MRINKFISETGYCSRRAADKLVDAGRVTINGVVAELGSQAEETDAVEIDGQPLQTKPTLEYLILNKPVGITCTTELDIEGNIIDFVNHPKRIFPIGRLDKDSDGLIILTNDGDIVNRILRAENNHDKEYIVTVDAPITETFIEGMASGVDILGTTTKECIVEQLESRTFRIVLTQGLNRQIRRMCKEFGYRVKRLQRVRIMNIELGDLPIGEWRDLTESEMKTLFTTLDQE from the coding sequence ATGCGAATTAATAAATTCATCAGTGAAACAGGATACTGTTCAAGACGAGCAGCAGATAAATTGGTCGATGCCGGTCGCGTTACAATCAACGGTGTCGTTGCCGAACTCGGCTCACAAGCGGAAGAAACGGATGCTGTTGAAATCGATGGACAGCCGCTCCAAACAAAACCGACGCTTGAGTACTTGATATTGAACAAACCGGTCGGCATCACATGTACGACCGAACTCGACATCGAAGGAAATATCATCGATTTCGTCAATCATCCGAAACGGATTTTCCCGATCGGGCGCTTAGACAAAGACTCAGATGGACTGATCATTTTGACGAACGATGGGGACATCGTCAACCGGATTTTACGGGCAGAAAATAATCACGATAAAGAATATATCGTAACGGTTGATGCCCCAATCACAGAGACGTTCATCGAAGGAATGGCGAGCGGCGTCGATATCCTTGGAACGACAACGAAAGAATGTATCGTCGAACAGCTCGAGTCACGGACATTCCGAATCGTCTTGACGCAAGGGCTGAACCGTCAGATTCGTCGCATGTGTAAAGAATTCGGTTACCGCGTCAAACGGTTGCAGCGGGTCCGTATCATGAATATTGAGTTAGGTGATTTACCGATTGGTGAATGGCGTGACTTGACGGAGTCAGAAATGAAAACCTTATTTACGACACTCGATCAGGAATAA